A window of Calliopsis andreniformis isolate RMS-2024a chromosome 3, iyCalAndr_principal, whole genome shotgun sequence contains these coding sequences:
- the Zpr1 gene encoding zinc finger protein Zpr1, with amino-acid sequence MAGKQKELAEEIPKPIFRNLTADDPEPETTEIESLCVNCGQNGITRLLLTKIPYYKDVVVMSFDCEHCGYQNNEIQNSGKISDKGVRITLQVTTVRDLNRQVIKSDYTSVQIPSIDFEVPSRSQKGEITTVEGIIQRAIDGLEQDQPVRRKEHPNAAAQIDEFLEKLRKLKSLDEPFTIIFEDISGESHVENPNAPLKDERCIVTKFKRTTEQNHILGIYDENSEDVLLKPIKEGEYTLEQIEGEVLSFRTNCPECNCPCETNMKMTNIPHFKEVVIMATVCESCGHRTNEVKSGGGIEPEGVKIEVTIAGKEDFTRDLLKSETCYLEIPELELEIGPAALGGRFTTVEGILVAIKEQLSNSTAFTGDSSDPETVKRMETFISHLNEVLEGLRKITLILDDPAGNSYIQSLSDDGIDSGLKIIKYERSFEQNEELGLNDMKVENY; translated from the exons ATGGCAGGAAAGCAAAAAGAATTAGCCGAAGAGATACCTAAACCAATATTTCGTAATCTGACAGCGGACGATCCAGAACCAGAAACGACGGAAATAGAAAGTCTCTGTGTGAATTGTGGTCAAAat GGTATTACTAGGTTGCTTCTAACAAAAATTCCATATTATAAAGATGTTGTGGTAATGTCCTTTGACTGTGAACACTGTGGCTATCAGAATAATGAGATACAGAATAGTGGAAAAATCTCAGATAAAGGAGTCAGGATAACGTTGCAAGTTACAACAGTTAGAGACTTAAATCGCCAAGTTATAAAATCTGATTATACCAGTGTACAAATTCCATCTATCGACTTTGAGGTACCTTCCAGATCACAGAAGGGAGAAATCACAACTGTTGAAGGAATAATACAAAGAGCTATTGATGGTTTAGAACAAGATCAACCTGTACGAAGAAAAGAGCATCCAAATGCTGCAGCTCAAATTGACGAGTTCCTTGAAAAATTAAGGAAACTTAAATCTCTAGATGAACCTTTTACTATAATATTTGAGGATATATCTGGGGAGTCTCATGTAGAAAATCCAAATGCACCATTGAAAGATGAAAGATGTATTGTAACAAAATTCAAGAGAACAACTGAGCAAAATCATATCTTAGGGATTTACGATGAAAATTCAGAAGATGTTTTGCTGAAACCAATAAAGGAAGGGGAGTATACATTGGAGCAAATAGAGGGTGAAGTTCTTTCATTCAGAACAAATTGTCCAGAGTGTAATTGCCCATGCGAAACTAACATGAAGATGACCA ATATTCCACATTTTAAAGAAGTAGTAATTATGGCTACAGTTTGTGAGTCCTGTGGCCATAGAACTAATGAAGTTAAAAGTGGTGGAGGTATTGAACCTGAAGGAGTGAAAATAGAAGTAACAATTGCAGGCAAAGAGGACTTTACTCGTGATTTATTGAAATCTGAAACTTGTTACTTGGAAATACCAGAATTGGAACTGGAGATAGGACCTGCCGCTTTAGGTGGTCGATTCACTACCGTAGAAGGCATTTTAGTAGCAATTAAAGAACAATTGTCAAATTCGACTGCCTTTACCGGCGATAGTAGCGATCCCGAAACTGTAAAAAGAATGGAAACGTTTATATCTCATTTGAATGAGGTATTAGAAGGATTACGAAAGATAACGTTGATATTAGACGATCCCGCGGGTAATAGTTACATACAGAGTCTTTCTGATGATGGAATTGACAGTGGTTTAAAGATTATCAAATATGAAAGGAGCTTTGAACAGAACGAAGAACTGGGATTAAATGACATGAAAGTGGAAAACTACTAA
- the 14-3-3epsilon gene encoding tyrosine 3-monooxygenase/tryptophan 5-monooxygenase activation protein epsilon: MSEREDNVYKAKLAEQAERYDEMVEAMKKVASLDLELNVEERNLLSVAYKNVIGARRASWRIISSIEQKEENKGAEGKLEMIRQYRSQVEKELKDICADILGVLDKHLIPCASTGESKVFYYKMKGDYHRYLAEFAIGNDRKEAAENSLVAYKAASDTAMTDLPPTHPIRLGLALNFSVFYYEILNSPDRACRLAKAAFDDAIAELDTLSEDSYKDSTLIMQLLRDNLTLWTSDMQGDGEGEQKEQLQDVEDQDVS, encoded by the exons ATGTCGGAACGGGAGGACAACGTTTACAAGGCGAAATTGGCCGAGCAAGCGGAGCGCTATGACG AAATGGTCGAGGCGATGAAAAAGGTCGCTTCGCTGGACCTGGAGCTGAATGTGGAGGAGAGGAACCTCCTTTCTGTTGCGTACAAAAACGTAATCGGCGCAAGGAGAGCTTCCTGGAGAATTATTTCTAGTATCGAACAAAAGGAAGAGAACAAGGGCGCTGAAGGAAAGTTGGAGATGATTCGTCAGTACCGATCTCAAGTAGAAAAAGAACTGAAAGATATCTGCGCGGATATTCTCGGAGTTTTGGATAAACACCTCATACCATGCGCGTCAACAGGAGAATCTAAAGTCTTCTATTATAAAAT GAAGGGAGATTACCACCGTTACTTGGCTGAATTTGCCATTGGAAATGACAGGAAGGAAGCAGCAGAAAACTCCCTTGTAGCTTACAAAGCAGCAAGCGACACTGCTATGACAGACCTGCCACCAACTCATCCTATCCGTTTAGGATTGGCGCTTAACTTCTCCGTATTCTATTATGAGATTCTCAATAGCCCCGACAGAGCGTGTCGCCTTGCAAAAGCAGCATTTGACGACGCGATTGCGGAATTAGACACCTTATCTGAGGATAGCTATAAAGATTCTACTCTAATTATGCAGCTACTCAGGGACAACCTTACTCTCTGGACATCGGATATGCAAGGAGACG GGGAGGGCGAACAGAAGGAGCAGCTGCAAGACGTGGAAGATCAGGACGTATCGTAA
- the LOC143177262 gene encoding sideroflexin-2-like produces MLCQIANQTHSAIVNYTNRNAAADDKGNNHEIKGAFFCAIVSSSLVAIGCRNAFLPLCAVTVGHILNLPIVRYKEVANGIPVYVGDTEEPLMRSRVAAVKGISECLVSRIVMSTPCLFFIPAISQNIKVYCFYQRRPWIKFPIQALLCSLGCFIIIPVALAIFPQCTSMDPELMKLYPSEYEEFQNKVKEHVDKVYYNKGL; encoded by the exons ATGTTATGTCAAATAGCTAATCAAACTCATTCCGCTATAGTAAATTATACAAACAGAAATGCGGCGGCTGATGATAAAGGTAACAATCACGAAATTAAAGGTGCTTTCTTCTGTGCAATAGTATCGAGTTCTTTGGTGGCTATTGGTTGCAGAAAT GCATTTTTGCCCCTTTGTGCAGTCACTGTGGGTCACATATTGAATTTGCCAATTGTACGCTATAAAGAAGTAGCAAATGGCATTCCCGTATATGTTGGAGATACAGAAGAACCCTTAATGAGATCTAGAGTAGCAGCAGTGAAGGGTATTTCCGAATGTCTTGTCTCGAGAATTGTTATGTCTACACCGTGTTTGTTCTTTATCCCAGCAATATCACAAAATATTAAGGTGTACTGTTTCTACCAACGCCGGCCATGGATAAAGTTTCCAATACAAGCACTTTTATGTTCTCttgg GTGTTTTATTATAATTCCTGTAGCTCTTGCTATTTTTCCGCAATGCAC CTCCATGGATCCTGAATTAATGAAACTTTATCCATCCGAGTACGAAGAATTTCAAAACAAAGTTAAAGAACATGTGGATAAAGTCTATTACAATAAAggattataa
- the Tfb4 gene encoding transcription factor B4: protein MSNEIETSLLIIILDVNPVQRIIKQETRILTQCLDSTIVFANAHLMQSSNNQLAIVACHSHGAKFLYPCEKSSEIRQIDGQYEKFTVVERTVRQQLQQVINEISMGKPLNGESLISGALTMALCYVARLEREKVAGEKLNSRILVITASNDSATQYMNYMNIFFTAHKMGIILDVCSLDQELTLLQQGCDITGGNYLKVPQLSGLLQYLLWIFLPDPNIRSKLVLPPPVKVDYRAACFCHQELIDIGYVCSICLSIFCKFSPICTTCHTVFKMPGPIPMKMKKKKKNVDIMH, encoded by the exons ATGTCAAACG AAATTGAAACGAGTcttttaataattatattagatGTAAACCCTGTACAAAGAATCATAAAGCAAGAAACAAGGATATTAACACAATGTTTAGACTCTACTATTGTTTTTGCAAATGCACACTTAATGCAATCATCTAACAATCAATTGGCTATAGTAGCGTGCCACAGCCATGGAGCCAAATTCTTATATCCATGTGAAAAGTCATCTGAGATCAGACAAATTGATGGACAATATGAGAAGTTCACTGTGGTTGAACGTACTGTAAGGCAACAATTACAACAAGTCATCAATGAAATTTCTATGGGTAAACCATTAAATGGAGAGAGCCTGATATCTGGAGCATTGACCATGGCACTATGCTACGTTGCTAGACTAGAACGAGAAAAGGTTGCTGGCGAAAAATTAAATTCAAGAATTCTTGTTATTACAGCTAGTAATGATTCAGCCACTCAATACATGAATTATATGAATATATTCTTTACAGCTCATAAAATG GGCATAATATTGGATGTGTGCAGCTTAGATCAGGAATTGACCTTACTCCAACAAGGCTGTGATataactggtggaaattatttgaAAGTTCCACAATTAAGTGGATTATTACAATATTTATTA TGGATATTTTTGCCAGATCCTAATATTAGATCAAAGCTAGTTCTACCACCTCCTGTCAAAGTGGATTATCGTGCAGCATGCTTTTGCCATCAAGAACTTATTGACATTGGCTATGTATGCTCTATATGTTTGTCAA TATTTTGTAAATTTAGTCCAATATGTACCACCTGTCA cACAGTATTCAAAATGCCAGGACCTATACCtatgaaaatgaaaaagaagaaaaagaatgtgGATATAATgcattaa
- the LOC143177172 gene encoding sideroflexin-2-like has product MSTSNERIDVDQPLWDQSSYIGRWKHFAFITDARTTIVPEKKLWEARDLCKEYKIGKEPPDTQLSDIIYAKKLKDSAFHPETEELMPILGRMSFQLPFSVLLTTSMLSFYK; this is encoded by the exons ATGTCTACTTCCAACGAAAGAATTGACGTTGATCAACCATTGTGGGACCAGTCTAGCTATATTGGTAGATGGAAACATTTTGCTTTTATCACTGATGCTCGTACAACAATTGTACCCGAAAAAAAATTATGGGAAGCAAGAGATCTTTGCAAAGAATATAA AATTGGCAAAGAACCTCcagatactcaactatcagataTTATTTATGCAAAAAAACTTAAGGATAGTGCATTTCATCCAGAAACAGAAGAACTAATGCCAATACTTGGTAGAATGTCGTTTCAGTTACCCTTTTCTGTCTTACTTACAACATCAATGCTCTCCTTTTACAAGTAA
- the LOC143177174 gene encoding dynein axonemal light chain 1 has product MNPTVFLTKATTCKEAIQRWEEKNGLNASEEKEIILSFQWPPIERMDNSLAALTACFIFRKLSLSTNMIEKISGISSLKNLRILSLGRNNIKTFSGLEAVGEHLEELWISYNQIEKIKGVSVLKALKVLYMSNNLVKDWAEFNRLQEIPHLEDLLFINNPICENMDVESWRSQATRRLSKLKILDAIPVIHHGE; this is encoded by the exons ATGAACCCCACAGTGTTTCTA ACTAAAGCAACAACTTGCAAAGAAGCTATTCAAAGGTGGGAGGAGAAAAATGGCTTAAATGCTAGTGAAGAGAAAGAAATTATTTTGTCTTTCCAATGGCCTCCCATTGAAAGGATGGATAATAGTTTAGCAGCATTAACAGCA TGTTTCATTTTTAGAAAATTGTCACTGTCAACAAATATGATAGAAAAGATAAGTGGTATAAGTTCTTTGAAAAACTTAAGAATTCTGTCTTTGGGGCGTAATAATATCAAGACGTTTTCCGGATTAGAAGCAGTCGGAGAACACTTAGAAGAATTATGGATATCTTATAATCAAATTGAAAAAATCAAAGGTGTGAGTGTGTTAAAAGCTTTGAAAGTACTTTATATGTCAAATAATTTGGTGAAAGATTGGGCAGAATTTAATCGTTTACAAGAAATTCCCCACCTCGAagacttattatttattaataatccCATTTGCGAAAACATGGACGTTGAATCCTGGCGCTCGCAGGCCACAAGAAGGCTTTCCAAATTGAAGATACTCGATGCAATACCAGTGAT ACACCACGGAGAGTAA
- the Mdh2 gene encoding malate dehydrogenase 2: MLPRFLKPTLTVAQQGAKRLSTSAKRDVKVAVMGASGGIGQPLSMLMKQSPLVSELSLYDIVNTPGVAADLSHIDTPAKVKAYTGPDQLRDSVKGAQVVIIPAGVPRKPGMTRDDLFNTNASIVRDLVQAVADCSPKALIAIISNPVNSTVPIASEVLKKAGVYDPNRVFGVTTLDIVRANTFIAEAKGLNPQEVSIPVIGGHSGITIIPLISQCKPAVSFPEDQLKALTGRIQEAGTEVVKAKAGTGSATLSMAYAGARFGCSLIRALNGEQGVIECGYVKSDVTEAKYFSTPLLLGKGGVEKNCGLGKLSNFEKGLLEQAIPELKKNIQKGEDFMNKK; this comes from the exons ATGTTGCCACGATTCCTGAAGCCCACGTTGACCGTTGCTCAACAAGGAGCGAAACGGTTATCAACTAGTGCCAAA CGCGATGTCAAGGTCGCAGTTATGGGGGCCAGCGGTGGAATCGGACAACCGTTATCGATGCTCATGAAACAATCACCTCTGGTATCCGAATTATCATTGTACGATATTGTGAACACTCCAGGTGTCGCTGCTGATCTTTCGCACATAGATACGCCGGCAAAAGTAAAAGCCTACACAGGACCTGATCAGCTGCGGGATTCTGTTAAAGGCGCTCAG GTAGTCATTATACCTGCTGGTGTACCACGTAAACCAGGAATGACCAGAGACGATCTTTTTAATACAAATGCTTCTATTGTAAGGGACCTTGTTCAGGCTGTGGCTGACTGTTCGCCAAAGGCACTAATTGCTATCATTTCGAATCCAGTTAATAGTACTGTACCTATTGCTAGTGAAGTATTGAAAAAAGCTGGAGTTTATGATCCTAACAGAGTGTTTGGAGTAACCACTCTTGATATCGTCAGAGCAAATACATTCATTGCTGAAGCAAAA GGTCTTAACCCACAAGAAGTATCTATACCTGTGATTGGAGGTCACAGTGGTATTACTATTATTCCACTGATTTCGCAATGCAAACCAGCAGTTTCCTTCCCGGAAGACCAATTGAAAGCGCTTACAGGAAGAATCCAAGAAGCTGGTACAGAGGTTGTTAAAGCAAAGGCTGGCACTGGTTCTGCCACACTCTCAATGGCATATGCAGGTGCTCGATTCGGTTGCTCACTGATCAGAGCATTAAATGGAGAACAGGGTGTTATAGAATGTGGCTATGTTAAATCAGATGTTACAGAAGCGAAATATTTCTCAACGCCTCTTTTGCTGGGT AAAGGAGGAGTCGAGAAAAATTGCGGTCTCGGTAAGCTCAGTAACTTTGAAAAAGGTTTGTTGGAACAGGCTATTCCAGAACTTAAGAAGAATATTCAGAAGGGAGAAGATTTTATGAACAAGAAGTGA